The following proteins are co-located in the Apium graveolens cultivar Ventura chromosome 5, ASM990537v1, whole genome shotgun sequence genome:
- the LOC141725155 gene encoding uncharacterized protein LOC141725155 isoform X2, translating into MWFLYNCFRFASVSCVRYRKSFLSFSFVRVILQIPQLARLAQLVERKALNLVVVGSSPTVGDSVFANNERVIRRKKMRTNLTTQQMIKKKFFWLGDFQPWLWIIPVAAGLIFASTPNPCKDTTRHTICELSISWASRTKLRLIRYLKFFLA; encoded by the exons ATGTGGTTTTTGTACAACTGTTTCAG GTTTGCTAGTGTTTCCTGTGTGAGGTACAGAAAGAGCTTCTTGAGTTTCAGCTTTGTTAGAGTTATTTTGCAAATCCCCCAGCTGGCCCGTCTAGCTCAGTTGGTAGAGCGCAAGGCTCTTAACCTTGTGGTCGTGGGTTCGAGCCCCACGGTGGGCGATTCAGTTTTTGCAAATAACG AAAGGGTAATCAGAAGGAAGAAGATGAGAACAAATTTAACAA CTCAACAGATGATAAAGAAGAAGTTCTTCTGGTTGGGAGACTTCCAACCATGGCTTTGGATCATCCCAGTAGCAGCAGGTCTTATATTCGCCTCCACTCCGAACCCTTG TAAAGATACAACCCGTCATACTATATGCGAATTGAGCATCTCTTGGGCAAGCAGGACAAAGTTACGG
- the LOC141725155 gene encoding uncharacterized protein LOC141725155 isoform X4: MWFLYNCFRFASVSCVRYRKSFLSFSFVRVILQIPQLARLAQLVERKALNLVVVGSSPTVGDSVFANNERVIRRKKMRTNLTTQQMIKKKFFWLGDFQPWLWIIPVAAGLIFASTPNPWCLTYPSVNC; encoded by the exons ATGTGGTTTTTGTACAACTGTTTCAG GTTTGCTAGTGTTTCCTGTGTGAGGTACAGAAAGAGCTTCTTGAGTTTCAGCTTTGTTAGAGTTATTTTGCAAATCCCCCAGCTGGCCCGTCTAGCTCAGTTGGTAGAGCGCAAGGCTCTTAACCTTGTGGTCGTGGGTTCGAGCCCCACGGTGGGCGATTCAGTTTTTGCAAATAACG AAAGGGTAATCAGAAGGAAGAAGATGAGAACAAATTTAACAA CTCAACAGATGATAAAGAAGAAGTTCTTCTGGTTGGGAGACTTCCAACCATGGCTTTGGATCATCCCAGTAGCAGCAGGTCTTATATTCGCCTCCACTCCGAACCCTTG GTGTTTGACATATCCTTCTGTGAACTGCTGA
- the LOC141725155 gene encoding uncharacterized protein LOC141725155 isoform X3 codes for MWFLYNCFRFASVSCVRYRKSFLSFSFVRVILQIPQLARLAQLVERKALNLVVVGSSPTVGDSVFANNERVIRRKKMRTNLTTQQMIKKKFFWLGDFQPWLWIIPVAAGLIFASTPNPCLPGFSFLGNGASLDIGLLQLF; via the exons ATGTGGTTTTTGTACAACTGTTTCAG GTTTGCTAGTGTTTCCTGTGTGAGGTACAGAAAGAGCTTCTTGAGTTTCAGCTTTGTTAGAGTTATTTTGCAAATCCCCCAGCTGGCCCGTCTAGCTCAGTTGGTAGAGCGCAAGGCTCTTAACCTTGTGGTCGTGGGTTCGAGCCCCACGGTGGGCGATTCAGTTTTTGCAAATAACG AAAGGGTAATCAGAAGGAAGAAGATGAGAACAAATTTAACAA CTCAACAGATGATAAAGAAGAAGTTCTTCTGGTTGGGAGACTTCCAACCATGGCTTTGGATCATCCCAGTAGCAGCAGGTCTTATATTCGCCTCCACTCCGAACCCTTG TTTGCCAGGTTTTTCTTTTCTAGGGAACGGGGCTTCTTTAGATATAGGTTTGTTACAGTTATTTTAG